Proteins encoded together in one Benincasa hispida cultivar B227 chromosome 1, ASM972705v1, whole genome shotgun sequence window:
- the LOC120072248 gene encoding uncharacterized protein LOC120072248 codes for MDRDLQRSFSSRVNRRGERNIQNQPAKDVEGGFVSSEKLPSDYPMKIVWKKGFIRLFLVGGILWMLLILIASLFHVWSCRSSITFFSAICNKESKVFTILNSMGLMAKAQHRCSIPLMDEADRVVIPKGRTPDKIVKRLVYITEAEYSLNGSQTSPLFGGHQNWTQREESFKLKPTMKVHCGFMRNGGAEMIPADIKYVKKCRFVVASGIFDGYDVPRQPSNISVRSKDLFCFLMVVDEISMQFIRENVTIEEDNDGGKWVGIWRLVLLKYPPYDEPRRNGKVPKILTHRLFPQAQYSIWIDGKMELIVDPLLILERYLWRGKHTFAIAQHKHHRSIYEEADSNKRRKRYARPLIDLHMKIYRYEGMEPWSPEKKTVSDVPEGAIIIREHTAMSNLFSCLWFNEVHMFTPRDQLSFGYVVYRLGDSFKFFMFPNCEYYSLFILHPHTREHSSLIEWVKDWDQLKGNMSDMKEYKQWKKRNSSTSLIETKGGLGLWTPYPGNLDSVVLPTVVRSSKAG; via the exons ATGGATAGGGATTTACAGAGATCATTTTCTTCACGAGTAAATCGTAGGGGAGAGCGAAATATTCAAAATCAGCCTGCTAAAG ATGTTGAAGGAGGTTTCGTTTCATCTGAAAAGTTGCCTTCCGATTACCCAATGAAGATTGTTTGGAAGAAGGGGTTCATTCGATTATTTCTTGTGGGTGGAATTTTATGGATGTTGCTGATTCTCATTGCCTCCCTCTTTCATGTTTGGTCTTGCCGCTCTTCTATCACTTTTTTCTCCG CTATTTGTAATAAAGAAAGTAAGGTTTTCACGATCTTAAACTCAATGGGATTAATGGCAAAGGCACAACACC GTTGTTCAATTCCGTTGATGGATGAAGCCGATAGAGTAGTCATTCCGAAAGGAAGAACTCCAGATAAAATTGTCAAAAGACTTGTCTACATCACTGAAGCGGAGTACTCATTAAATGGATCTCAAACATCCCCACTGTTTGGAGGACATCAGAACTGGACTCAAAGAGAGGAAAGCTTTAAACTAAAACCAACCATGAAG GTGCATTGTGGTTTTATGCGAAATGGTGGGGCTGAAATGATTCCTGCTGATATCAAGTATGTCAAGAAGTGCAGGTTTGTGGTTGCCTCAGGAATTTTCGATGGATATGATGTTCCTCGTCAGCCTTCGAATATAAGCGTCCGCTCTAAGGATCTATTCTGTTTTCTTATGGTGGTGGATGAGATATCAATGCAATTTATAAGAGAAAATGTTACTATTGAGGAGGATAATGATGGAGGAAAATGGGTTGGTATCTGGCGCCTTGTTTTACTGAAGTATCCACCCTATGATGAGCCAAGAAGAAATGGAAAGGTTCCAAAGATATTAACTCATCGGTTATTCCCTCAAGCACAATATAGTATCTGGATTGATGGTAAAATGGAGTTGATAGTAGACCCTTTGCTCATTTTAGAAAG ATACTTGTGGCGTGGGAAGCATACCTTTGCCATTGCTCAACATAAGCATCACCGTAGTATCTATGAAGAGGCCGATTCTAATAAGCGAAGGAAACGATATGCCCGTCCTCTTATTGATCTTCACATGAAAATTTACCGATATGAAGGAATGGAGCCATGGAGTCCAGAGAAGAAAACTGTCAGTG ATGTTCCAGAGGGAGCCATCATTATAAGGGAGCATACAGCAATGAGTAATTTGTTTAGCTGCTTGTGGTTCAATGAAGTCCACATGTTCACACCAAGAGACCAATTGAGTTTTGGCTATGTGGTATACAGGCTAGGGGATTCTTTCAAGTTTTTCATGTTTCCAAATTGCGAGTATTACTCACTTTTTATTTTGCACCCACATACAAGAGAGCATTCTTCTCTCATAGAGTGGGTTAAAGATTGGGATCAACTCAAGGGGAATATGAGCGATATGAAAGAGTATAAACAATGGAAGAAGCGTAATTCGTCGACTAGTTT